CTGTCAAAGTGGATCGGATTCTGCGATGAGGGGTATTTTACTGGACATCGTATATCGCTTCGTGAAATCTCTTTCCGCTGCTCCGGAGGACCAGGAGGGATCCGAGGAGCACTACTGGTTCCAATGGGTTCTCGGCCGGCTGCAGGAGACGCTTTTCATCTATGCGGATGACTACAGGAAAGTGTCCTGCAAGCTACTGAAAATGTCTGGGGAGGCTGACCTAAGGGAGGAAATTAGTAAGGCGATACAGAGATTTTTGGCATACGCTATGTAATTATTGTATCATATTCATTATCATCATACCCTCACTTTTGTACTTGCTTTAATATAAACTAATAATAAACCaattacacagagaaaaatacaCAATTTATGTTTTGTATTATAAGATATTctctgaaaattttaaatatgtcttttacattttattgcatttcgtTGTAAATATAGTACACTTCTTTTTTCAAGCCGCGCGCCAAATGGTTGCCAGGCGCCATCTGTTTGTGAACtgtatatttagttttatgtATCGAAAATAATAAGCACGGTAGACTTATCGATAGTGTGAGGAAGAGAGTCATTCGATATATTTTTGGTTCGCCATCTAGCGGTGGGGTTTCGTCTGCGTTATTTATTTCACAACCTTTGGACGTTTGGTTCGCGTACTCGCTATATAAAAGAGGAAGAATGGCGCCTATattcaaaaatttgaaattggaTTTAACTTTATGACGGAGGAAAAAAAGAGATGGAAAACTAATGAAAACAAGTATACTAAAAACAATATATccgttaataaattttttgtattcctAGTGGTTTGACTAACATAATAATactcttttaatttaatctaaaGTACGGGGTTTGATGTTTTTTATAAGCACGCGAACAATGGCTGATAAGGTAGATTATGATCCCAAATCAGTTTTGAATATTATTGTAAAGATTCACATCATGAGCGTGTAAAATATCAATTACTCCACCTTATGTAACGTTATAGCATGCCTTATAAAAGCGACAGGAGATGAAGTACGAGTAGCATTCTCGAAAATAGTGAAACATGGTTCGCGAAGTGGCTTGGCAATGGCAGATTCTTATCTTGCTGCAAATAACAAGCCTATCGTTCCAATTAAACCACGAATTTGTGCCTGTGAACGAGGAAATGTTCAGTGACTGCACGGACAATCCAGGATTTGAAAGTGTCGATAAATTAGCGGATCTTTCCGCCTTTGGCCGAAAAAGGGCTCCAAATGGTGGAATTAATATAGGTGGAAACATAACCATGAAATGGAATGTCCAACCATCAGATCGTATAGGGGTGAGTGCTTATATACCTTAATAAAGCAGCAATTTCTATTATAATCAATCACATTTCAGGTTGAAGTTGGTATATATAAGTTGGAGAAAGGAGTTTGGAAACCAACCGTTTTAAAGGGGGGTGATAGAGATTTTTGCAAGTCCTTTTACGACAAAAACACTCTTTACTATCCTTATTCCACCGAGCACGTAATCAATAAAGAGGATGTTAAGGACAAATGCATAAACATTCCTGGGGTAAgaattatttcaaattaaaatgtgaaTTTATTAATTACCTTTTCACCTATTTAGACAGTTTTAGTTGTGGAACCATTTCTTGAGAGAATATTAATAAGTTACGCTGCGCCTTTAACTCCGGGACGTCACAAGGCCTTAATAACTTTTACTGCCTTTGACAAAGCTAATGCCAAACGTCCTGATGCCATATGCTTGGAAATCATTGGCGATGTAGTTAAAGCCTAATCTTTAACTTAAATTACGCTATATGTGGTGGGTGCTAAAAGCACTATTCCCACTTGTTGgtcctttttattgtttttatagtcAAAGTAgcagacttttaaaatattttattcaccaCGGGTATATTGGTTGCACATAAAATAAAGTGAATATGGATTTatgcaaaatttatttttgggattGCAAAAGGTTTTTGGTCTAGAAAGGTTTAAAAACTTGTTTGATTATTAGAAGGGCTGTCGGCATAgactttatatttattattgataCTGTAGACATAAAGTATAGTGTTCCGGTAATGTAATTTCCATGATTTAGCTAACACCAGTTTCCTGAAATCTAAATATGTTCTGTAATCCCACCCACAATAAAGTCCTAATAAAACACCACAAATGAATCTGACTTCGATTTCATCTTGAGACTTTACAAACTTTACTGGGGGTATACTGTTAGAAATAATTGAATTAAGCTTGGCAGAAGCTAAAATTGTTTACATCTTATAGTATCGCACACTTTTaagtatattattttgtaggtTGATGCACAGTGCCATTCATATatagttttaagtttattacGAAATTTAATACTtgtaaagttaaattaaattaaacttctTGCACTGGGCggttgttatatatttttttgcaaattataCACATATAATAgctttgttttagttttttacaaattattctaATCACTGTTTTGCCTTTGGAGAGGAGGCAAATAGGTTGGCGGTGGTTGCGTATATAGCAACTTGCCATCCGAATACCGCATCAGGGTCATTAGCTTCAGCATCCGCAGCTCCTCCTTATCCTTGTCCTTGTCCTTCTCCCGATCCTTATCCTTATCCGCTCCGAAGCTCTGCATGTGGGGGTGGTGATGCTGaggctgatgatgatgatggtggtgcGAGCGATTGGGTTCTGCTGACTGGTCGGGTCTTTAAAATACTCAAGTCATTAACGTTCTTTAAAAAGCTTTGGTTCGCTGACAATTTCTCGCATTGCACGTCCTTCTTCAGCTCCTCCATGTCCCGCTTGAGTTTGGCCCTTCGATTTTGGAACCATGTGATGACCTGTTTTAGAAGAAAgtctattaatttccattcacAGCTGCACAGAGAGGAGAATACGTTGGAAATCaggattacaaatatttttttatttagttgaattaaatttgaaatgggatttttctatattgttcAGAAAGAACCAAGACCAAAAATTATCTTTATTATATCTTTGAAAATTAACGTGATAGAAAGCTGAACAACGGAACTTTAAGAACTTTATTCCcttatatgtatgttttgTTTGTAAGAAAATGGACTGAAACTTGGATTTGCATggtttgta
This portion of the Drosophila takahashii strain IR98-3 E-12201 chromosome 3R, DtakHiC1v2, whole genome shotgun sequence genome encodes:
- the LOC108064421 gene encoding uncharacterized protein, encoding MVREVAWQWQILILLQITSLSFQLNHEFVPVNEEMFSDCTDNPGFESVDKLADLSAFGRKRAPNGGINIGGNITMKWNVQPSDRIGVEVGIYKLEKGVWKPTVLKGGDRDFCKSFYDKNTLYYPYSTEHVINKEDVKDKCINIPGTVLVVEPFLERILISYAAPLTPGRHKALITFTAFDKANAKRPDAICLEIIGDVVKA